TTTTTGCTTGCATCTGGTGCAGGTGAGGGATCCAAGCAAAAATGAGTTGCTTTACAATCCTGAACCTACCTCTTGAAACAATTCTCCCAGATTGTCCGCgttcctttttcctcctggtTGCAGGCCATAAGACCAGTGCTGAGCCAAGCAGATTTCCACAGACACAATAAACAGGAGGATACCAACAAAGGCCTTCCTGGACTTCTGCattctgtgagagaaaaaaacatctttttgatCATAATGACATTTAAAGCTCAATTTTCATCTTACAGAGTCATGGAAATGTTACATTTTGTGAGTGAATCTTCGGTTCTGATCCTCTGCACCCCAGTGGCACTGTGCCTACACACGAGTCACAGCTGGATTTGGAGTCCCTCAAAGTGTGGCTTAGCTCATTAGAAAGAGATTTGACATCTGAGGAATTTGGATGGAGATCTAAATTAGGATTTTTGAGTGCCCTCTCAGAATTTTAGGAATGCCTGGATCTCCAAGGTTCACTGAAACTCCCTGTTGATATTTGACAGATGTATTCAGTTCAGCCAATTTCTGTTCTAGCAGTCTTTAAAAATTGCTCTTTGCGGTATCTTCTAATGCAAATTTCTTCCAATACAAGCATCTCTAAGGactgaataaatgaaatagGACGTGGTGTGTTGTTCAAGCACATTACCTGCTTGCTGAGAGAGGTTGCAGAATCACTCCACCTCTTCCCCGTTGGAAAATGTCCTGCGAGTTTGCTTGTTGCCTTGCTTTTATATAAAACCACCCCAACACCAAACTTTTCACAGCAGGTGACTTCATCTAATTCCATCTTGGGGACTGCAATTTTGTTCTTAATGTTTCTGTCatgtaaagaaataaagcacatAATTGGGACGCCCCGGTGTAGCTATTAAATTCAGCTGTTTTCGCTAAGAGCCGCGATGGTAACAGCCTTTCTTTTAAGAGGCTGTAAATCTGACATTCAGATCTAGCTGGCTGTGGTTGCCCAGTGGAAAACAGTCGTTCCTTTCAGTAGCtcctaaatatatatacttcttTTAAGTAAAATCTCTGAATTTGATGTGTGTGCCTTACAGGAGTTGAAATGGATGACGAATTCAGTTTAGTCTCTATCTCAGACCTGAAGAAAAGGGACCTGTGTTGCATAAGCAAAAGCCTAAGATTGCACAAGCGCACAGAGCATTTTGCGTGCTCCTTTGAAAGTCCCCCTCCTTcatatttgaattaaaataccTTCATATTCTTTGCTCTATAAAGTGCAAAGCAGTACTACACTGATCAAATAGACACGTTTATTAGATTGGAAATATGGGGAAGGAACCCTCTCTGTTGCAAGATGGGATCTTCCCTAAATAGGACTCCCCAGGcactttattttctatatatatataaaatataatgtgcatatatatatttatatatatatataatagaagTGCacatgtgtctgtgtgtgtgactgTATACATTGAAATACTTTGGAGTTTTGGGCTCTTGAAACGTTACGCACTGCAGTTTTATAAAGTTGGTTGGTAGCCATTTGCAGTCAGCACTTAAACTCGGTAATTTtaactgcagaaatatttttatttatttattttttaatccaccTGGCTGCTCTTTGGACTTGCTGTGCACCGTTTTGTGTGCAATTGAGTGTATCACATTTCGCAGTCTTCAAACATCCTCTGTTCCTGCCCCCACAACCTCTTTGAGATTAATGGATTAAATGTAATTTAGTAAGTAAATAATGTGAGGAGGGTTTAGTGACTTCAGCAAAGAGTAATTCTTCCTGCTctaatgcacacacacagcgcGAGTAGCCAGCGTTTGGCTTCAGCTGATGAGCTGATCAAGCTGCGAAAATTGTTTCTATGGGGGAAAGGTTACCTTAGCGTGGGCAGAGCACTTGAAAAGGGAGATTTTCCTTTAACTGTTTTAAGAGTGTTCCCTTTTCTGATCAGCCTAGCAACAATTAAGGTTATTTCAAATTAAACGTAAGATTTTGCACATCCTGAAGGATGGCATTTAAAGAGGGGAGCACAATAACTGCTTAGTCCAATAATTGCACCTCTTATTAACCTACCAATTAAAGCTAAATCTAACAACAGcctgcttttaatatttttcagcagctgtttcacagcaggTTTCCTatagctgcagagctgccctccTGAAGCAAGTCAGAaggagcaccaggagctgcactGGCAAGTGAGCTGTTCTCATGTCTTCTGCTCAACTCCAGACCGCAGCCACACGTTATATAAAGGAGGTGGGAGGTTAGGAAAAAGAGTtcagctggttttgtttgcCCACAAATAGTTTTACAGCCCTGCGTAATggaaaccaacaaacaaaactgattcTGGCAGAGGCAAAGCCTGAATGGGGACTGCTCCAAGGGCTGGGACTGCTTCGCTCTGGCTTTGTCAGGCGGGTGCCAGCTTCATGCTggcaaaagaaatcaaagcatggagctggggctaGCGTGTGACCTCTCTTTAGTTTTTGGACACTGGAAAATAGGGTTGACACAGCCTTCAAAACAGCTCCCAGACCTTCACGTGCATGAATATTCTGGTTTGTGAAGGGAAGTGTGAACGTCTGTCACTGCAGTTAAGTGCCTATGTGGAAGGCTAGGACTTGCCTGGACAATCTGGGTTTTCTGGGTTTGTGAATTCTCATTCCAAGAATTAAGACCTCTTCTATCAGAAGTGCTGGAAAGGTGTTTCTGAACCTATTTAGATACTAACAGGCCTAAGACACTCACAAGTTTTGACATTTGTAACCGAAAGAAGTGTGCTGTAGCTGAGAAACTGCATTAAGAATGGcatttttccaaattttgcTCTCAGGGTGATCTGCAACACCCATACAGATGCCTTGTATTTGTGTTGTTACTGTTGTACCATGTAGTTTATTAGACTGAAATTGTGAGCCCTTTACAGACCAAAGccaagcagttttgttttttcatccaGAAATGCTTTAGCACTTCCTTATTAAAGTAACGCAGCGGAGCTGCTTGTACTGTGTGATGATAATCTCTGATGTGGGAAGTGGGCCTTAAGTAGCATACATACCTATGGAAATTGCCGTTAATGACTTCTGATTCCAgctattttattaaacaaatatgaTGGGTGGGGACAAAGCAGATGAATGACAagttaagaaaatgaaaagagacaTGGGAAAGTTCTTAGAGTGCATTGGAAAGTGCAGCAGTCCCCCCCAAGGGCTCATGAAAGGCAAAAATCAACTTCAGCTGcactatttttaaatttgtatacGAGGAACTATCAA
The Anas acuta chromosome 27, bAnaAcu1.1, whole genome shotgun sequence DNA segment above includes these coding regions:
- the GNRH1 gene encoding progonadoliberin-1 isoform X1, encoding MKSPAVKSLVLGWFYIKARQQANSQDIFQRGRGGVILQPLSASRMQKSRKAFVGILLFIVSVEICLAQHWSYGLQPGGKRNADNLGELFQEIANDMEKIGEVQKTECPGSYQHPQFSDLKEAMASLIEGEARRKKI
- the GNRH1 gene encoding progonadoliberin-1 isoform X2 translates to MQKSRKAFVGILLFIVSVEICLAQHWSYGLQPGGKRNADNLGELFQEIANDMEKIGEVQKTECPGSYQHPQFSDLKEAMASLIEGEARRKKI